AGGAAATAACCCCCACGCAATATCAGAAATAGCAGCAATTTGTACAGATAAAAATGATAAGATAAATACTCCATATAACTCACTACTATTTTTACTCTTTAAAATCTTAACTAATTTATAATCAATAAAAAGCAATGTAAATAAAAATAAGCTCCCTATTAAAATTCCTAACGAAAACAAAACCTCAGCATAAAGAGACTCATGTCCAAAATTAGGATTACCAAGTAATAAATTTCCTAACGAAGGACTATTAAGTAAACCAGGTGTAATTCTGTTATTCATGGTTATTATCTCTTCAGATTTATTATTGAATAACCTCATTATAATAGGCTTTATCAGCTCTTCTTTTGAAATTGTTGAAAGAACAATAAATATTACGATGGTTAATGTAGTCTTGTGAATAAACTCTTTTATTGTAATATTAAACTTCTTAAAGACTATTCTGACAAAGTTCAAAACAACAATCAACATAACAAATGCAATAATTGCTGTTCTTGATAAACTTCTGAAAATGCATATTATTGTTAGTGATTGCAATAAATATGAAATATTCCTCAATTTCGTTTTTTCCCAATAAAGTAATAAGGGATAATATAATACCAAAAAAATTCCAAACATATTTCCATTTTGATAAGTAGATATTAACTTATAATATTCTCCAACTCTATTACATTTAGCTGTTAAAAGCTTGTATACATCAAAGTTGAAGTTCTTCAATTGTGTATAATTTGCAGTTAATCCTGGAATAACTGTATTTTCAATACCAAACATTATTTGAATTACTCCATATATTACTGGTATAGCACCTACAATTGTTATAACTTTCAATGTATCTTCTATCGACAATTTTTTCCTGGCAATTATGTTAAACAAAAATGGTAAGACAATAAATCCTAATATATATCTTATAACTGTTTCCTTATTATTAAGATCATGCATTAATAAGTAAATTAATAGTGATATAAAACCCCAATATGGGATTAGATCAATTAAAACTAAAGGTTTATAATACTTCAAATTCAGTGCTATATATATTACAACAACTATTATGCCAACATAAAATGGTATATTATGGATGTTAAATCCACTCTTGGGTATTGCAAATACAAACAGAAATAAAATAGAAAGTAATATACAATCAACTTTATTGTTTTCCCTTTCCAATAGAAATTCACCTCTTACTTCAAAATTCACCTTTAAATACGGTTGCAAATACTGTCTTAATATCTAATCCAAATATCCGATTTTTTATATATCAATATATATTTAACTCTTTCTTCAATTGATGTATCTCCTCTCAACCCATGGAGCTGAGCCAAGCTTGTCATTCCAAAGCTTATACGACGCTCTCTCATGTATTTGGAAATCTCACTTTTACACTTCTCAACAAATTGTGAGTGTTTTGACCTTAATCCAACATGGCTAATTTTTCTAACCAAAATATTATATAACTCGAGAAACTCATCAAGTTAGAGCCTTATTAAAATCTTCTTAATTGGAGTTCTTATTTGATCATCTTTGGTTATCCATTTGCTTTTTTCCTTGGGGGTCTTGAACAAACATGGCTTTAAATTTATGCATTTAGAATATTTACCTAATATTATAGCCTATCCTCTTTTCCCCTTAATTCATTCATTATTTTCCAAAGCCTTTTTCATTAATAACCTCTAAAATAAATCTTTCAAACTCTTCACGAAATCTTTGAGCACTGAACTTTTCAGCATGCAATCTAATATATCTTGAATCAAAATTTTGGATATTTGTTTCAAACTTAATAACTGCATTTCTCAAGCTCTCAACATTTTGCCTCTCAAAAAAAATCCCCGTTTTGTTTTCTTCCACCGTTTCTGTTGCTCCACCCATTTTATATGCTATCACGGGTCTTCCACACGCTTGAACCTCAACAGGAACTATTCCAAAATCCTCAACCCCAGCAAAAATCAATGCTTTACAATGCTGATAAAGTTCTTTTATGACTTCATCAGATTGATAACCTAAGAATTCTATATTGTTCTTTGCTAAACCTTTTAATTTTTTAAACTCAGGTCCATCACCAACGATTATAAGTCTTTTTGAAAGCTGGTTAAAAGCCTCAATTGCAAGATCAACTCTTTTATATGCCACAAGCCTTGAAACAATTAGATAATAATCCTCGATTTTACCATCTTTCGATGGAGTAAAATACTCAGTATCAACTGGTGGATAAATTACTCTACTTTCTCGTTTATAAAATTTTTTAATCCTTTTAGCAACATAGAAAGAATTTGCAATAAAATAGTCCACCCTATTTGCTGCTATACTATCCCACATTCTAAGGTAGTGAAATTTTTTCTCTAAATACTTCCTAACAAGAAAATTATAGTCTTTTAGATATTCATGAGTCAAATCCCAAATATATCTTGGTGGTGTATGACAATAGCAAACATGAATACTGTTTGGTGACGTAATAACCCCCTTAGCAAAAGCTGATGATGAACTAATTATTAAGTCAAACTCACTTAAGTCAAATTCTTCAAATGCTCTTGGCATATATTTAAAAAATAACTGATGTTTTTTCTTAGCCAATGGATTTTTTTGCAGATAAGAGGTTTTGATTTTACATTTATCAAAGTATGCACCTAATTTTTTCTCGTTATATACCAATGTGTATATTGGTGCCTCAGGAAAAATTTTCTTTAACTCTAAAATAACTTTTTCTGCACCACCCACAGTAGTTAACCAATCATGAACTATTGCAACTCGCATATAAACCTCCTATTTATCCATTTTTTATTTATAGCGTTTCGCATAAGCGCTCAAAATAAGCGTTATTAAATATTCTGGGACTTTTGTTTTGTCCGAACTCACTCCTTGTAAATATAGTAAAATATACTTATATAAAACAACTCTGACTTTATGAGGAGAAAACCAAAATGTTCATAAACAAACCTCAACAACTTTCATCCTTAGAACTCTGCTCCCTCACAAAGTCCACTGCTCTCCAAAAGATATAGAGCTGATTTGGCTTGCTCGAAAAATTTGTGGACATATTCTCAATTTATACTTACTCTTTCTATGAGATCTAATACTAAAATTCCTTTTTTTGATTTTTTGTACTTTTTGAGGTCTATTTATTATTCATCTCATGCTAAATACCATTAAGTTTTTTCTGAACATCCTTCACAATTTGTTTTGTTTTATCAGTAATTTCAAAATCGTTATGTGGACTCATCTTTACTACTTCTGGCATCCTCTCTCTTTCTTTTTTCACCCTTTCAATCTCTTGTGGTATCCTTAACACAACCTCATAATACTTCCTTGCTTTCTCCTTATCACCTTTTCCCAGGTAATAATCCCCAACCTTTGCATATGCATCTGCCTTGACTTCATAGTTATTTGGTTGAAGAGGCTGAAGCTTTATCCCCTCTTCTATCTGTTTTAGACCCTCATCTATTGCACCGTGGGAGAGTAAATACACAGCATACTTAAACCTTATCTTAGCGTTAAATCTATCATTTGTAATTGCCTGTTTGAAGTAATCATTTGCCTTCGCAATCAAGCTTGCATCCTTGTTCTGGTCACCAATTTTATATAGCGTAACTGCATAGTCGCTCAACGCAGCAGCATTTAGAGAATCGTATTCTACTGCTTTTGACAAAAATGAATATGCAGCAGTCAAGTTATTCATCTGCAATGCTTGCTGACCAATGTTTGCGTTGTAATTCCCAATCCTAAAGTTTATAGAAATAATTATCACAAAAAGATAAAAGACCAAAAGTGCAGGGATTAATACCTTTGATTTTTTTGGTACAAATAATTTTTCATCCTCTTTGCTCTTTTGAAGCACTTCCTGCGTTATTGCTATAAGTACCCCAAGGCTTGCAAAAAGCAGAACCTGAACAGAGGCAAGTGAAAAGTCAAAATCCAAAATTGAATGAAAATAAAGCTGCACAGCCGCTGCCACAATTCCACCAATCAAAATATTCTTCTCTTTGTCCTTCTTGCTCCATGCCCTCAAAGCTGTGGAGAAAAGCATATACAAAAACACCATCAAAATGGCAAATCCAAAAAGCCCTGTGTCAAGAAGCACCTGCAAGAAGTAGTTGTGAGACTGTGTTGTGAAGTATAAGTACGACTGATACATAAAATAAAGTGATACCCACGTTCCACCGCCATAGCCGAAGATTGGACTTTTCAAAAAGATTTTAAGCCCATCTTTGTAAAACACAAGCCTTTCAACAAAGTTCCTATCCTTTAAGCTGATTGATTTTATCTTGTCGGCAATCGACGCTGGAAGAAGATGCATATCCAGCGCAACTATAAAGCCAACTATCCCAAGTATCACAATTGTTACTGCCGAAACGATATAAACCTCGTTTTTAAGAGCATATAGCCTTTTTTCGGCAAAACTGAATACATAGGTAATTGCCCAAATAACTACAAGCTGCATAAGCAAAATCAACCACAGTTTTTCTTTACCATTAGGATTTAGCTGGGTCCCTACCTTGTTCAAAAAGGCTACCACAAACCCACCTATTATCACAAGGTTAAATACAAACGAAATCCTCTTTTCCCTTGGAAGTAGTAAAAAGAACACAAAAAGCGCAAGTGGTAATGTCACATAGCATCCTCTTGAATATGTAAAGAAAAAGGCTGTCAGCACAAAGGAAGATGCAGCAAAGTAAAATGCTCTTAAAAACTTATTTTCAGTATATAGCCCCAGCATAAGACCAATTATAAGCCCAAATGCAAGCACAGTTCCTGCGGTGTTGTGGTATTGCAAGGTTGAGTTTATCATATTTCCTGCCCAAAGACCATTCATTGCCATACCTAAAGGGCGAGCAGTCTCAGGTATCAACCCTACTGCTGCTTGATATCCAAAAAATGCAACACCAATTGTTGAGATAAAAAGAGCATTTAATATGGTGAGCCTTTCGAACCTGCCAGTTGCAAGCCTTATTGCCATTGCAAATATAGCAAAGTAGAATGCATATTTCAAAAACTCACCTATTGCCAGTCTTCTGTTTGCTGCAAAGAAAAATGGCACAATATATGCTACCATAAACAGCAAAAGGATATATTCAAGCTTGTACTTAACCTCAAATCCTATTTTAGATGCATACAGATAAAGAACCAATAAGATGAAAATTACAGCTGCTATAGTCTGAAATACCATAAGCTCATAGTCAAAGTAAAGCCCTCTGTAGTAAGGTGTCATCATGACAAGTACTGAAAATGCAAAAAGCAAAATAAGTCTTATGGGATAAAGATTTAGAGCTTCTTGTTGTGTATCTTTGAAAGAAGAAGTTTGCTTTTTCTTTTCCTTTTTCGCCATTGTGTTTTCTCCTTTTTTGTAAGTTTAGTTTCAACCAAAGCCTCATTTAAAGCATTTTAACCCTTGTGTGAAAGCACAATAACCTTTCGTGCCTCAGGAAGCTCTTTTATCTCAAGCTCAAAAGAGTTTGCATATTCTACATTGTCAAAAAGCTTTGTAAATTCCTCCAGCCTGCCCAAATCAAATTTCAGTTTTTCTGTTTTATAGTGCATAGGAATTATAATCTTTGGATTTATAGCCTTTGCAACGTTGTAAGCTGCTTTTGCATCAATTGTATACACTCCACCAACAGGAATGAGCAGAATATCTACCTTGCCAATCTTGTCAAGATGGTCTTTTTCAAGCTCATGGCCCAAATCACCCAAATGTGCTACAACAAACTCATTCTCTATAACAAACACAATATTTTCCCCTCTTTTTTGACCAGCTTCTTGGTCATGAAACGTCTTTATACCTCTTATCTTTACACCTTTGACGTTGTACTCCTCAGGCTTGTCCACAAGAGTAAAATTACCCTTTAATGCGCCGGTATAGCCGTGGTCAAAGTGTTTATGAGAGGTCAAAACAATATCAGGTGATAATTCAAACACTGCGTATCCAACAGAGTTATCGTATGGATCTGTTAAAATCTTTACCCCTGTTTTTGTCTCTATCAAAAAACTTGCGTGCGCAAGATAGGTTATTTTCATGTTTCAAACTTCCCCCTTTTCTTTTACTATCAACAATATTATATACTAAACTGAGGAAATGTTAATTAAAAATTTGTGAAAATCTTTCCTGCTTGCATTGGTTTACAAAAAAGAACCAATTTGTTATGATTTTAAATAGCTCTACAAACCTTTTTAAGGAGGCTTTGAAATTGAACTTTAGTTTTTTGGTTGAAACTTTAAGAAAAGAAAAAAGACTCATTTTAATTTGTCTTGGTATTTTTGTTCTTTTTTTGATCTTGGGTATATTGGCTGGAATATATTTTGGCGATATGATAAGCAAATATGTTGATATGTATCTTAAAAAGATGTTCCAGCAGATTTTGAAAAATGTGGATAACAAATTTGAGCTTTTCTTGGCAATACTCAAAAATAACATGAGAGTTTATCTTATTTTGATTGTAGCAGGAACGCTCACTTTTGGCCTTGTTTCGCTTTTTGTTTTGATGTCAAATGGAGTTATTGTAGGGGCTGTGGCTGCACTTTCGGCAAAACACACTTCAGTTGAAAAAACTCTGCTATTGCTTTTGCCCCATGGAGTAATTGAGATTTTTGCATTTTTAATTGGAGCTGTCGCATCCGCCATTTTTCTTGAAAATCTTATTCTGGAAAAGAAAAAAGAAGATATAAAGACTGTGTTTAAAAGATTTTGTATCTTGAGTATACTTGGTGCAGTTTTGGTTGTGGTTGCTGCATTCATTGAAGCGTATGTCACATCAAGCTTTGCAAGATGAAAACCAAAAAAGATGAAGCCTCATTGCACCAAAGATAAGGGCTGAGATTAAAACTCCTGTGTTTCTAATCCTTCTGTAAAGCAAGCTCCTTTTCCCTTTCAAAAATTATGTAATCGTTTACTTTGCCATTTTAGGGCTATGCCTTATGAGATGTGAGTATTTACGAAAAGAAAACATTAGCCTTAGAGATTTTGACTATAGAATAAAGAAAAGCAACTTTTTAAAGAAGAAAAATAAAAAGGCAGGGATTCTGTCCCCGCCTTCTTGATTTGTAAAGTGTTTCTTTTTCTATTTGTAAAATATTTAGCATATCCCAGTTGCCATCTGGCAAGCAGGATATGCCTGGAGCCTTTCAACTCCCTACTTCTGGAAGGTACTTGGCTCCTTTTTTAATTGATATTGATATGCTTCCACTATTATTATAAAATATAGTTGCTCCTTTGTCAATAGCATTTAAAGGGAGGTATCTGACTTGACATCATGTAAAGTTAAAATTTTTCTTGATGAAAGTGGTATAGTTAGAGAACAAAAACTTGGAATTATGGGCGCACTATTAATTCCTGAAAAAGTTTATAATAGCAGAAAATTTAAAGAATTAATGGATAAATTTAAAATAAACAACATTACTTTTCATTGGAATGAATTATCAATACATAATCAAGACAAGTATTTCGACTTATTAAGTAGTTTAACCCCTTTTTATAAGTTTATACATGCAAATTTTTTGTTGTATCATTATCAAAATTTCAGAAACATTAATGATAATGAATTCAAACAGATGATTTACTCAAAATTTCCTGAAAGAGTAATATATGGCCTTTGCGAGATAATATTTCTTTTTCAAATATAGTAGCAGATATAGAAATAGAACACTCTAGCAATTACGAAAAAATAGAATTAGACAAATTCATTCATCAACAGTTAAACGCACACAGCATCTACAGAGGTGAGCCTTTCAGAATAGAAAGTTGCACACTTATCCACAAACAATGTTCTTTTGGCTTACAGATTACAGACTGTCTCA
This Caldicellulosiruptor changbaiensis DNA region includes the following protein-coding sequences:
- a CDS encoding glycosyltransferase, whose amino-acid sequence is MRVAIVHDWLTTVGGAEKVILELKKIFPEAPIYTLVYNEKKLGAYFDKCKIKTSYLQKNPLAKKKHQLFFKYMPRAFEEFDLSEFDLIISSSSAFAKGVITSPNSIHVCYCHTPPRYIWDLTHEYLKDYNFLVRKYLEKKFHYLRMWDSIAANRVDYFIANSFYVAKRIKKFYKRESRVIYPPVDTEYFTPSKDGKIEDYYLIVSRLVAYKRVDLAIEAFNQLSKRLIIVGDGPEFKKLKGLAKNNIEFLGYQSDEVIKELYQHCKALIFAGVEDFGIVPVEVQACGRPVIAYKMGGATETVEENKTGIFFERQNVESLRNAVIKFETNIQNFDSRYIRLHAEKFSAQRFREEFERFILEVINEKGFGK
- a CDS encoding O-antigen ligase family protein; the protein is MAKKEKKKQTSSFKDTQQEALNLYPIRLILLFAFSVLVMMTPYYRGLYFDYELMVFQTIAAVIFILLVLYLYASKIGFEVKYKLEYILLLFMVAYIVPFFFAANRRLAIGEFLKYAFYFAIFAMAIRLATGRFERLTILNALFISTIGVAFFGYQAAVGLIPETARPLGMAMNGLWAGNMINSTLQYHNTAGTVLAFGLIIGLMLGLYTENKFLRAFYFAASSFVLTAFFFTYSRGCYVTLPLALFVFFLLLPREKRISFVFNLVIIGGFVVAFLNKVGTQLNPNGKEKLWLILLMQLVVIWAITYVFSFAEKRLYALKNEVYIVSAVTIVILGIVGFIVALDMHLLPASIADKIKSISLKDRNFVERLVFYKDGLKIFLKSPIFGYGGGTWVSLYFMYQSYLYFTTQSHNYFLQVLLDTGLFGFAILMVFLYMLFSTALRAWSKKDKEKNILIGGIVAAAVQLYFHSILDFDFSLASVQVLLFASLGVLIAITQEVLQKSKEDEKLFVPKKSKVLIPALLVFYLFVIIISINFRIGNYNANIGQQALQMNNLTAAYSFLSKAVEYDSLNAAALSDYAVTLYKIGDQNKDASLIAKANDYFKQAITNDRFNAKIRFKYAVYLLSHGAIDEGLKQIEEGIKLQPLQPNNYEVKADAYAKVGDYYLGKGDKEKARKYYEVVLRIPQEIERVKKERERMPEVVKMSPHNDFEITDKTKQIVKDVQKKLNGI
- a CDS encoding MBL fold metallo-hydrolase, which encodes MKITYLAHASFLIETKTGVKILTDPYDNSVGYAVFELSPDIVLTSHKHFDHGYTGALKGNFTLVDKPEEYNVKGVKIRGIKTFHDQEAGQKRGENIVFVIENEFVVAHLGDLGHELEKDHLDKIGKVDILLIPVGGVYTIDAKAAYNVAKAINPKIIIPMHYKTEKLKFDLGRLEEFTKLFDNVEYANSFELEIKELPEARKVIVLSHKG
- a CDS encoding stage II sporulation protein M, whose protein sequence is MNFSFLVETLRKEKRLILICLGIFVLFLILGILAGIYFGDMISKYVDMYLKKMFQQILKNVDNKFELFLAILKNNMRVYLILIVAGTLTFGLVSLFVLMSNGVIVGAVAALSAKHTSVEKTLLLLLPHGVIEIFAFLIGAVASAIFLENLILEKKKEDIKTVFKRFCILSILGAVLVVVAAFIEAYVTSSFAR